TCTCAACCAGAACCAGATTTAAGTTTACTAATACCTCGATCAGATTTTTATGTTGCTGCCTATCCTTGTCCTCAAGATATCTATTTAATTATTGAAGTTTCTGATTCTACCCTCGATTATGATCGCTATACTAAAATTCCTCTTTATGCAGAAGCAAATATTAAAGAGGTTTGGATTATCAATCTCAAGGAGGAATGTTTAGAAGTTTATCGTCATCCGCTGCAGGGTAGTTATCAAAATATTCAGAAATATTATCGAGGTGAAAGTATTTTTATTGAATCCTTTCCAGAAATAGAGTTAACTTTAATTGAAATACTCGGTAATATTTGTTAAAT
This Microcystis wesenbergii NRERC-220 DNA region includes the following protein-coding sequences:
- a CDS encoding Uma2 family endonuclease; amino-acid sequence: MSLSLITRKFTVEECEKMATQAIIKPDEKVELIRGEIIKMSPMGTRQAAGIYRLTQLFYRKFGDLILLGVQNPIRLNNNSQPEPDLSLLIPRSDFYVAAYPCPQDIYLIIEVSDSTLDYDRYTKIPLYAEANIKEVWIINLKEECLEVYRHPLQGSYQNIQKYYRGESIFIESFPEIELTLIEILGNIC